From the genome of Melitaea cinxia chromosome 12, ilMelCinx1.1, whole genome shotgun sequence, one region includes:
- the LOC123658367 gene encoding acetyl-CoA acetyltransferase, mitochondrial isoform X1 — protein sequence MLLKGTRIITISMKMLPKSMFSRIMAAYSTKVFLNDVVIASAVRTPMGSFRGSLANVSATELGAVAVKAAIERAGIPNEEVKEVYMGNVCSGYLGQAPARQAVIFAGLPKSTICTTVNKVCASGMKSVMLATQGLQIGTQDVILAGGMESMSNVPYYLKRGETAYGGMQLVDGIVFDGLTDVYNKFHMGNCAENTAKKLEITRQEQDEYAINSYKRSAAAYEAKVFADELVPVPVPQKKGAPPVIFSEDEEYKRVNFEKFNKLATVFQKENGTVTAGNASTLNDGAAALVLMTAEAAQRLNVKPLARVVGYADGECDPIDFPIAPAVAIPKLLERTGVNKDDVALWEINEAFSVVAVANQKLLNLDPAKVNVHGGAVSLGHPIGMSGARIVVHLCHALKKGEKGVASICNGGGGASSIMIEKLADGVEGPPILTFYTKDPCQLCDTAMEELEQYKNKLTIQKVDITKQDNLRWLRLYRYDIPVLFLNGRYLCKHRLNHDLLQKRLHDIENQNK from the exons ATGCTGTTAAAAGGAACCAGAATAATAACAATTAGCATGAAAATGCTCCCTAAGAGCATG TTCTCAAGAATAATGGCAGCATATTCTACGAAAGTTTTTCTCAACGACGTCGTTATTGCATCAGCAGTTAGGACTCCTATGGGATCATTTAGAGGAAGTCTCGCCAATGTATCAGCCACAGAGTTAGGGGCCGTCGCAGTAAAAGCAGCTATCGAAAGAGCCGGCATCCCAAACGAAGAAGTTAAAGAG GTATACATGGGCAATGTTTGTTCTGGCTACCTTGGTCAAGCTCCTGCCAGACAAGCTGTAATTTTTGCTGGTCTTCCAAAAAGCACAATATGCACAACAGTGAACAAGGTTTGTGCATCTGGTATGAAGTCAGTCATGTTAGCTACCCAAGGTCTTCAGATTGGTACCCAAGATGTAATTCTTGCTGGGGGAATGGAGTCCATGTCAAATGTACCTTACTATCTAAAGAGAGGTGAAACCGCTTATGGTGGAATGCAACTGGTAGATGGTATTGTGTTTGATGGATTGACTGATGTGTACAACAAATTTCACATGGGAAATTGTGCGGAAAATACAGCAAAGAAACTAGAAATCACAAGACAAGAGCAAGATGAGTATGCTATAAATAGCTATAAGAGAAGTGCAGCAGCTTATGAAGCCAAGGTTTTTGCTGATGAATTAGTACCTGTCCCCGTCCCTCAAAAGAAGGGTGCTCCCCCAGTAATATTTTCAGAAGATGAGGAGTACAAACGGGTAAACTTTGAAAAGTTTAATAAACTAGCAACAgtatttcaaaaagaaaatggcACAGTGACAGCAGGTAATGCTTCAACATTAAACGATGGTGCTGCAGCCCTTGTTCTGATGACTGCTGAGGCTGCGCAAAGATTAAATGTGAAGCCCTTGGCTCGTGTTGTTGGTTATGCCGATGGAGAGTGTGACCCAATAGATTTCCCTATTGCACCGGCTGTTGCTATTCCTAAGTTATTAGAAAGAACAGGTGTTAATAAAGATGATGTAGCACTGTGGGAAATCAATGAAGCTTTCAGTGTAGTAGCGGTTGCAAATCAGAAACTCTTGAATCTTGACCCAGCCAAGGTAAATGTTCACGGTGGTGCAGTAAGTCTTGGTCATCCTATCGGGATGTCAGGGGCACGCATTGTTGTGCACCTATGTCATGCTTTAAAGAAAGGCGAGAAAGGTGTTGCATCTATCTGTAATGGGGGTGGTGGTGCCTCTTCTATAATGATTGAGAAATT GGCTGATGGTGTTGAAGGCCCTCCTATTTTGACATTCTACACAAAAGACCCATGTCAACTATGTGACACAGCAATGGAAGAATtagaacaatataaaaataaattaactattcaAAAAGTTGATATTACAAAGCAAGATAATCTTAGATGGCTAAGATTGTACAGATATGATAtacctgttttatttttaaatggcaGATATTTATGTAAGCACAGATTGAACCATGATTTGTTACAAAAGAGGTTACATGACATtgaaaatcaaaacaaataa
- the LOC123658367 gene encoding acetyl-CoA acetyltransferase, mitochondrial isoform X2 has protein sequence MLLKGTRIITISMKMLPKSMFSRIMAAYSTKVFLNDVVIASAVRTPMGSFRGSLANVSATELGAVAVKAAIERAGIPNEEVKEVYMGNVCSGYLGQAPARQAVIFAGLPKSTICTTVNKVCASGMKSVMLATQGLQIGTQDVILAGGMESMSNVPYYLKRGETAYGGMQLVDGIVFDGLTDVYNKFHMGNCAENTAKKLEITRQEQDEYAINSYKRSAAAYEAKVFADELVPVPVPQKKGAPPVIFSEDEEYKRVNFEKFNKLATVFQKENGTVTAGNASTLNDGAAALVLMTAEAAQRLNVKPLARVVGYADGECDPIDFPIAPAVAIPKLLERTGVNKDDVALWEINEAFSVVAVANQKLLNLDPAKVNVHGGAVSLGHPIGMSGARIVVHLCHALKKGEKGVASICNGGGGASSIMIEKL, from the exons ATGCTGTTAAAAGGAACCAGAATAATAACAATTAGCATGAAAATGCTCCCTAAGAGCATG TTCTCAAGAATAATGGCAGCATATTCTACGAAAGTTTTTCTCAACGACGTCGTTATTGCATCAGCAGTTAGGACTCCTATGGGATCATTTAGAGGAAGTCTCGCCAATGTATCAGCCACAGAGTTAGGGGCCGTCGCAGTAAAAGCAGCTATCGAAAGAGCCGGCATCCCAAACGAAGAAGTTAAAGAG GTATACATGGGCAATGTTTGTTCTGGCTACCTTGGTCAAGCTCCTGCCAGACAAGCTGTAATTTTTGCTGGTCTTCCAAAAAGCACAATATGCACAACAGTGAACAAGGTTTGTGCATCTGGTATGAAGTCAGTCATGTTAGCTACCCAAGGTCTTCAGATTGGTACCCAAGATGTAATTCTTGCTGGGGGAATGGAGTCCATGTCAAATGTACCTTACTATCTAAAGAGAGGTGAAACCGCTTATGGTGGAATGCAACTGGTAGATGGTATTGTGTTTGATGGATTGACTGATGTGTACAACAAATTTCACATGGGAAATTGTGCGGAAAATACAGCAAAGAAACTAGAAATCACAAGACAAGAGCAAGATGAGTATGCTATAAATAGCTATAAGAGAAGTGCAGCAGCTTATGAAGCCAAGGTTTTTGCTGATGAATTAGTACCTGTCCCCGTCCCTCAAAAGAAGGGTGCTCCCCCAGTAATATTTTCAGAAGATGAGGAGTACAAACGGGTAAACTTTGAAAAGTTTAATAAACTAGCAACAgtatttcaaaaagaaaatggcACAGTGACAGCAGGTAATGCTTCAACATTAAACGATGGTGCTGCAGCCCTTGTTCTGATGACTGCTGAGGCTGCGCAAAGATTAAATGTGAAGCCCTTGGCTCGTGTTGTTGGTTATGCCGATGGAGAGTGTGACCCAATAGATTTCCCTATTGCACCGGCTGTTGCTATTCCTAAGTTATTAGAAAGAACAGGTGTTAATAAAGATGATGTAGCACTGTGGGAAATCAATGAAGCTTTCAGTGTAGTAGCGGTTGCAAATCAGAAACTCTTGAATCTTGACCCAGCCAAGGTAAATGTTCACGGTGGTGCAGTAAGTCTTGGTCATCCTATCGGGATGTCAGGGGCACGCATTGTTGTGCACCTATGTCATGCTTTAAAGAAAGGCGAGAAAGGTGTTGCATCTATCTGTAATGGGGGTGGTGGTGCCTCTTCTATAATGATTGAGAAATTGTAA